The DNA window GGTGACGCCCATGCGCATGGAGACATTTATGCCGGATAACGCCGGTCCCATTCCGTATCCCACCTACTTGAACACGGTCCGCGTTCACATACAGTCCGCCAAGGATATACACGACACTCTGATTAGCGCCGCGCAGAACATTTCACAGGCTGATTGATAGTTATAGTAGCATTAGGTTTTATAATTTGCCACGCCTTGGCTTAagttaagtaaataaatatccTTAGTTAAGATCTATCGATGATATATGTTTCAGTGGGCAGCCTACTttggaaaagtgaaaatgtaATCAGGATCAAATTTTTAGAGGCGAAAGGAAAAAATTGCGAGCGACTTGGAaacgaataaaataaatataaaaaatggtgattaattggaaattattaAGGCCTTTACTcaagaatattaaaaagtgaaatagaTCTTCTGTATTTTTTACAAGTCTGAAAATGTTCGCAGTGAGAACGCGATGCAGCAGCCGATGAGTAACTGCACATCCAGTGAGAAAGGGCTAAAAATTCGATAGGCAACAGTCAGACGTGTCACAATTAGAAcgcaaaagcaaaacacaGCGGTGCCGCGCATTTATTTACAACCAGGAAAGCGGTAAGACCTCGAATTGTCGTTAACTATGCACAAGTTGGTTATTTATATACCTTTTCCGACCCTCAGCTTACTAAACCGGAGAAAATGGCGGATGAACAACCAAATCTTGTAGCCGGACACCCACCTGCATGTAAGTGCACTTTcattggtgtgtgtgtgggtgcaggcgagcttttgttttttttggcagcaaTGTAATCTTATAAGAAAAAAGTGCCTTGTTGGCAATTAATAAGGCACCCAATACAATCAATTGCCAGAATATCTACGCCCTTATCAGTATCTGAACCTGTTTCTACCAAAGCTGATaagtaaacaaacaagcacacacacgcacgccTACGCCTACAAAGGCACGGCTTTTGAAGAATGCATGGCTGTATGTGTTATTGTATTTATGCTGACGTCAGATGCAATTCAAATAATATCGTTAACTAAAAAAAAGCATTATTCTATTTGTATGAGGCTTATAACCCCTTATCGGTTTTTAACAAAAGAAACTTCTAAACAAAAGTACCTACATATTAACGTTTAAAAATGACTGTCTAGATCATCTTCGTACACCAAtggtaatattttactttcaaaTAGCTACTCTACGGCCtaaaagatatataaatatatacatatatatatagtaatatatttttctttataaattgTAGTGAAGGCCGGTGGCATGCGAATTGTGCAGCACAAAGCGCCCACGGCAGACCGTGCACCCAAGGATGCAGAGGATTGCACTGGACTGACAGTGAGTTCTTCTCTTAAATATGTGATATTCAATTTGCACTTACTCCCTTTATCCCTTCATCCAAAGCAACCCATTGCCGTGAACTCCGGCTCAGTGAGCGGTGCCCCCGTCAAGGGCAACACGGACTTTACGCCCGCCTCCGCCCAGGTGGCTCATTCGCCCAAGCCACCGGCTGCAGTGCAGCAGAAGCCCCAGATCCACATCCAGCAGCCACGCAAGTGATGCGGACTCCGGCCGATAAACTATTATCATTATCTAATCTCTTTGATCTTATGTTGAAATTCTATAAGTCCTCTTAACGGTATTGAAGTCGCCTGTGAATGcgatatttactttatattttatatgccTTTATATGCCACTGCATtccataaattaaaaatgctgaTTTTCTGagttaatattttgtaataaactGTATCCCTTTTATAGATTTCAAGACTTTCGTTTCGAAAAGGTTGATCGATGTATTGATATTGATGTACATGATATTGCCTTGTCCGATATTATCTTTATTGCCCTCAGATTTACTGGAATCTGCCCACACGTACTCTTAAAATTCCCAAGTTCTTATTCAGCACAACGTGCATATAAGTAAGGAAATTCTATCAAGCTCAATGCCCCACTGAGCTTCGGTGGTCCGGGGTGCGGACTTCAAATCCGTAGTCGATTAGCGTCGAAGTGGTTCGATTCCACCTGGGGGGcgaatataaatacatatattggTATTCCAAATCTTTAAAGATGCTCTTTATTTTGCTGAATGTATTCATATGGCATTGGCCGCCTTGACTATCCAAGGTCGCAAAATGGCCACATCGGCATAGACACCGGGATAGTTGTCGTCCGCACACCGGTAGCCCCAGGATACAATTCCCACCAGCTGGCTACTGGCCACCAATGGACCTCCAGCGTCTCCTGTACaggcatctgcatctgcatcagTGCTGGCGGCACATATTGTTTCTGCGCCCACAAAATCCGCACCATAGCCAAACTTTTGCGAAGCACACTCCTCGCGATCGATGATCTGCAGCTGGGCCTTCTGCAGGCCATCGGAGAGGGCTCCGTTATCGGTGTGACCCCAGCCGGTGACAGTGACTGTCGTTCCACCCGATGGACTCTTACTGGCTAAATTGATGGCTCTGGTGGAGAGGCCAAAGGTCAGTGGTGTGGACAGGCGGAGCACGGCAATGTCGTAGTGCAGGTAACGGGAATCGAACAGCTCGTGGACTTTGTACGCCGCCACAGGCACCAATGTGCCGCCGTAGTTGTGATTCTGTGCACCCACACGCACCTTCATCAGGGTCACGGATTTCTCATGTAGACAGTGTCCAGCCGTGATGATGATCTCCTTGCTGTAGATAACTCCGCCGCACTCGTGGCGCGCACTGATCTGAATAGACACCTGCCAGGGGGCATTACGAATCACCTGGTCGCTTCCGCCCACAATTCGTCCAGTTGGCTCCGCATCTGATGCTTCTCCGAGCAGGAAGAGGACCAGCACCGTACCCACTATTCCGTAAACTGCCATTCCGAAAGCCAAGTGCAAACTGCTCGTATTTGTCCATGAAACCGATACATGACGGGGTTTTAAATGGGGCTGTAAAAGTTAATCTTCGGCTAATTGGTGGCTTATCGCTGGAATTGCTGATACCCTCGGTTGGTTTTGGTCAGCACTATTCCTTACCCGGTTTCCCGGTTCTTGTTCGATATGAAAACACGTTGCCCAGGCAACTattgccaaacaaatttatttatttgcagtcGTGAATATCCATATGGGACTTTTTCGACAGAATACCGACATGGATAACTGGAAGATAACCGCGGAGGAGCTTGTCCGTCTGCGGGAAACTTGCTTGCAGTGCATCCGTGATGGAGAACTCTATGAACTTCGCAACGATGCCAAACTCAGGGCTGTTTATAGCACCCAGAGCTACGACGAATTCAAGTAAGTAACACATACATTCATGTCTGAGCTTTAAATATTCGAATGAGCCAAATGCCATTAGGAACATAGTGGATGCGGCCCACCTTCGTCCAGTGACCAAGAGCGACAAGGCCAACTTCCAGACCAAGAACCGACTATGGAACTCCGCGGCCCGGGATTAATTCGTTAACAACGCAATAAAGTTAAAAGACAACCATTATAGTCGTAAATTCGTTTTATTCCGCAAACTTCTTAGGCATTGGTCTCGACCCTTATTTGTAATAAGGGGTTCGTCTAATACTTTAATGAACACTTCATTTATGCTActttttttaagatttaacCACCAACTTAAATTGGGAGTGTGTTAAAGTACCCAGTCCAAATACAAATCATCTACTTATGTTCGgaatcgaaaatatttattgatggATTTTGTCACACTCATTTGACTCAACCTAGAGGTTATCCGCTTAGACGCTGTTAGCAGCGCTGATCACCCAGGAGCGGAGGGCAGCCACATCGGCGTAGACACCGGGGTAGTTGGCGTAAGCGCATCCGTAACCCCAGGAGACAACACCGACGAGGACTCCGCCGGAGACCAGTGGGCCACCGGAGTCACCCTGGCAGGCATCCTTGCCGCTGGAATAAGCGCAGATCATGGTGTTCTTGATCTGGCTACCGTATCCGTAGGTGGAGGAAGCACAATTGCTCTGGCTGACGATGTTCACGTTCACGTACTGGAGCTGGGAGGGGATGGAGCTGGATCCGTAGGACTGAGTACCCCATCCGGAGACGGAGGCAGCAGCGCCGTTGGCGGGGTTGGAGCTAGCCAGAGAGATGGCCTTGATGGTGGAGCTGAAGCTCAGGGCACTGCTGAGCTTGATGATGGCAATGTCGTTGACCATGGTGTTGGCGTTGTAACCTTCATGGTTCTTGAAGGCGGCCACAGATACGGTAACACCACCGGAGCTCCAGTAGCTAGATCCAGCACGGACCTGCAGGACGGAAGTGGACACGGACTGCAGGCAGTGAGCGGCGGTCACAATGATGTTGCTGGAGTAGATGGATCCACCGCAGGAGTGGCTTCCACTGCGCTGCAGGGAGATCTGCCAGGGGAAGCTGCTGATGGTGGTAGTAGTACCTCCGACAATGCGGCCATCCAACTGGGGCAGGAGTCCCTCGGGGACGGTGCCTCCCAGGGCGCAGGCTACTGCAGACAACAAGATCACGAACTTCAGCATGGTGCGAATCCAATGAGTTTACTCCGAGCTGGACACCTCTTTTATACAGGGTTTTTATCTCTTTGCGGCGCTCTAATCaggaatttcaattatttttatcatttgcTTGTCAGGGAaatccaaaataattttaatatgtgTGACCGAAAGGTAGATTTCGCGAATAAGAAGTGTATTTCTATACgtaaaattatttacaaagtCCAGTGCACTATGTAGTTAAAAAAAGATAAGGTTTTATTATCAAACGCactgcattttttttataagaaGTTAAGGCTTATGATAATTATATTTGTTGATGTACGCAACTATgtataacatatataaatataataatatcatgtacaatatatacaaaattcgaCACCTAGATGTTTAGGAAAAGGTTATACTGCAtttattgaaaagtatgcCACATATAAAAAGAACCGTTTCTTCATTTATTAGTTTGTGTTAATGTTTTACCTATTTAAATGTGTCTCtgtataataaacaaactgACTGAGtgcaaaatgaatttattcaaaatgaGCACTTGTGATATTTTCAATACAACAGATCATATATTTGCCatagaaaacaacaaaaacaagagcgtTCCTCGACTTTCTCATACcctttactcagctagtggaagtgttAAGGAAAAATTTGAACATTGACATTTTTTAGCtctttgtgggcgttagagtgggcgtggcagcatgggTCTAAGAACTTgtggagtctgcatgctgagtctaaactttctagcttttatagttcctgagatgtcgacgttcatacggacggacagacggacggacggacatagCTAGCTATTTTTccgatcaagaatatacaatATTCATTATATGGTCGCAAACGCTTCTGCCTGTTACTTTAAAAAGTACTTAAGAATTTGAATATAATAAATAGAACCAAAATTATTTAGAAAGGTGATATATAAGCAGTAGCTAGATTTTCgttgcatatttatttccttttgtGATAAAGAGCCACGCGACTTTCGAATTATGGAATATCATTTGGGCACTtcaacgatttttttttgggtttccCTGACACTCAGATGATAAAACTAATTGAAAGTTATGATTACAGTGCTGCGAGCAGAGTGGAACCTCCTATAAAAGGGGTGTCCAGCTCCGAGTAAACTCATTGGATTCGCACCATGCTGAAGTTCGTGATCTTGTTGTCTGCAGTAGCCTGCGCCCTGGGAGGCACCGTCCCCGAGGGACTCCTGCCCCAGTTGGATGGCCGCATTGTCGGAGGTACTACTACCACCATCAGCAGCTTCCCCTGGCAGATCTCCCTGCAGCGCAGTGGAAGCCACTCCTGCGGTGGATCCATCTACTCCAGCAACATCATTGTGACCGCCGCTCACTGCCTGCAGTCCGTGTCCACTTCCGTCCTGCAGGTCCGTGCTGGATCTAGCTACTGGAGCTCCGGTGGTGTTACCGTATCTGTGGCCGCCTTCAAGAACCATGAAGGTTACAACGCCAACACCATGGTCAACGACATTGCCATCATCAAGCTCAGCAGTGCCCTGAGCTTCAGCTCCACCATCAAGGCCATCTCTCTGGCTAGCTCCAACCCCGCCAACGGCGCTGCTGCCTCCGTCTCCGGATGGGGTACTCAGTCCTACGGATCCAGCTCCATCCCCTCCCAGCTCCAGTACGTGAACGTGAACATCGTCAGCCAGAGCAATTGTGCTTCCTCCACCTACGGATACGGTAGCCAGATCAAGAACACCATGATCTGCGCTTATTCCAGCGGCAAGGATGCCTGCCAGGGTGACTCCGGTGGCCCACTGGTCTCCGGCGGAGTCCTCGTCGGTGTTGTCTCCTGGGGTTACGGATGCGCTTACGCCAACTACCCCGGTGTCTACGCCGATGTGGCTGCCCTCCGCTCCTGGGTGATCAGCGCTGCTAACAGCGTCTAAGCGGATAACCTGTAGGTTGAGTCAAATGGATGTTTCAAAttcaatcaataaatattttcgattcCGAACATAAATAGATGATTTGTATTTGGTCTGGGTACTTAAACACACTCCCAATTTAAATCTTGAATAAAAGTAGCGGAATATATTTGAGTTGGGATATTACTCATGTTGGCTCTCATTACGGTTGTGATGTATTACTGTTTCAACTTTAATGTGTCTAATCTAGCTAGAAGGttaaaaaacaggaaaacaggATATATAATCTTACCTTCTGATCGAGACCAAATACCTTGGGCACAAGAGTCGACACCAAAGGTGAAGTAAGGAACCAATTTAGGGCCACTTATAAATGtgtttatcattttaaaataattcaaagTATTTCGTTAGGGAATTGTTTTCAAGAATCTCCGCAAGCATTTCGTGCcactttaaaattataataaatcaTTGATCAAACATTAGACTTAATTTGTTAAGGGAAATAgtgttatttgtttaaaaatttgcAGATCAACTACTTTGCGCTGTAATCCACACAATCTATAGACATATTTTTAAACTCATGCTGAAGGAACTCACTCTTAAAGTGAAAGGGTAACCTAGTTTTGTgaaaatgtatgtaaaatgtataatataatatgtaatatgtattTAGAATGCTGCATATTCGGCCctataaaatacataaatgtatGATCAGGATCAAGCTTTTTCTATTCGCCTAACATAGGGACCTGtggtaataataatactatAAAGTTGTAGttcaaaatgtaaaagtaTCTTAACAATGCCTATCTGATTCCAATTCGCATTACGCCCTTAACCTTTATGGTTGTTTTGAAGAGTAAATGGGTGGGTTTAACTTACCAAAATCCCTCTTCTTTTCGGAACTGACGATTCATCAGAAAGTTATAAGAAGTAATCCTGAAAGCATTCCCTTTACTGCTTGCTATGCTCACTATATCTTATAGCCATTGTATTGGGAATATTTATGAGCTAATAATTTGAGCCCTGTTTCTTATTTTCTAACCATGGCCATTTtgaatcatttgaaaaaaCTGGAAACACTCATGAACTGTGCATATATGATTTATTTCGCAAAATGCTTAGGAGTTGTTGATCACCCAGCTGCGGAGGGCAGCCACATCGGCGTAGACACCGGGGTAGTTGGCGGCAGCACATCCGTAACCCCAGGAGACAACACCGACGAGGACTCCACCAGAGACCAGTGGGCCACCGGAGTCACCCTGGCACGAGTCCTTGCCGCTGGCATAAGCGCAGATCATGGAGCTCTTGATCTGGCTACCGTATCCGTAGGCGGAGGAAGCACACTGGCTCTGGCTGACGATCTTCACGCTGACGTAACGCAGCTGAGAGGGAATGGAGCTGGAGCCAGAGGACTCTGTTCCCCATCCGGAGACGGAGGCAGCAGCGCCGTTGGCGGGGTTGGAGCTAGCCAGAGAGATGGACTTGATGGTGGAGCTGAAGCTCAGGGCACTGCTGAGCTTGATGATGGCAATGTCGTTGACCATGGTGTTGGCATTGTAACCCTCGTGGTTCTTAAAAGAGGAAACACTGATGACTACGCCACCAGAGCTCCAGTAGCTGGAACCGGCGCGGATCTTCAGGGAGGAGGCGGACACGGACTGCAGGCAGTGAGCGGCGGTCACAATGATGTTGCTGGAGTAGATGGATCCACCGCAGGAGTGGCTTCCACTGCGCTGCAGGGAGATCTGCCAGGGGAAGCTGCTGATGGTGGTAGCAGTGCCGCCGACAATGCGTCCATCCAACTGGGGCAGGAGACCCTCGGGGATGGTGCCTCCCAGGGCGCAGGCTACGGCCGACAACAGGATCAGGAACTTTAGCATGTTGCGATTGAATGAATACTCCTCGAATCGAAAAGTGTGCTTTTATAGGGGTCACTATCTTGGGGGACGTTTAATCAATGGACAAGTGAGATGGTTAAAGTGGATAACGACGTGGAGTGGTCAACGTCTGGTAAGCTGATTACTTCTAAATTTTACCGCCTATATCGACGGTTTCAATGACGCAAAAGTTATGCAGCAGTTTAATGTAGCTGTCAATCAAGTAGAGATATTTGCTGCGGGGACTGTATAAAAGGAGTTTTGATCCGGGAATCGGCATGCAACCGATTAAAATGCTGAAAGCCGTGGTACTACTTTCCGTTTTGGCCTGCGCCTTGGCAGGCACCATTCCCGATGGCCTACTGCCTCAGTTGGATGGCCGTATCGTTGGTGGCTATGAGACCAGCATCGACGCCCATCCCTACCAGGTGTCCTTGCAGCGCGCTGGATCCCACTTCTGCGGTGGATCGATCTACTCCCATGACATTGTGATCACCGCCGCTCACTGCCTGCAGTCGATTGAGGCCAAGGACCTGAAGATTCGTGTGGGCAGCACCTACTGGCGCTCCGGCGGCAGTGTCCACTCCGTTCGCTCCTTCCGCAACCACGAGGGCTACAACGCCCGCACCATGGTTAACGACATTGCTATTATTCGCATCGAGTCCGATCTGAGCTTCCGCTCCAGCATCCGCGAGATCCGTATTGCCGACTCCAACCCTCGTGAGGGCGCCACCGCCGTGGTTTCCGGCTGGGGCACCACCGAGTCCGGTGGCAGCACCATTCCCGACCATCTGCTGGCCGTTAATCTGGAGATCGTCGATGTGTCGCGTTGCCGCTCCGATGAGTTCGGTTACGGAAAGAAGATCAAGGACACCATGCTCTGCGCCTACGCCCCCCACAAGGACGCCTGCCAGGGTGACTCCGGTGGCCCACTTGTTTCCGGAGACCGCCTTGTTGGCGTTGTGTCCTGGGGCTATGGATGCGGCGATGTGAGGTATCCCGGTGTCTACGCCGATGTTGCCCACTTCCACGAATGGATCGAGAGGACCGCCGAGGAGGTGTAAAGCCAGACAAACACTTGAAATAAATCGCAATTGAATCACCATTGGTATCTCTTTCTCTATTCGGGCCCAATTGCGTCGCAGGTGTAAGCCCTCGAACTTGCGGCTAGATAAGACCTGTAGCGCCGGCTGTATATAAGGTTGGACTGGCGGCATGTAACCCAGCACTTGCTAGCAACGCCCGTCATGTTGAAGATCGTGATCCTCTTGTCCGCCGTAGTCTGCGCCCTGGGAGGCACCGTCCCCGAGGGACTCCTGCCCCAGTTGGATGGCCGCATTGTCGGCGGATCTGCTACCACCATCAGCAGCTTCCCCTGGCAGATCTCCCTGCAGCGCAGTGGAAGCCACTCCTGCGGTGGATCCATCTACTCTGCCAACATCATTGTGACCGCCGCTCACTGCCTGCAGTCCGTGTCCGCTTCCGTCCTGCAGGTCCGTGCTGGATCTAGCTACTGGAGCTCTGGTGGAGTCGTCGCCAAGGTGGCCGCCTTCCGCAACCATGAGGGATACAACGCCAACACCATGGTCAATGACATCGCTGTCATCCGACTTAGCTCGTCCCTGAGCTTCAGCTCAAGCATCAAGGCTATTGGCCTGGCCACCTACAACCCAGCCAACGGAGCCTCTGCCGCTGTTTCCGGTTGGGGTACCCAGTCGTCCGGATCCAGCTCCATCCCCTCCCAGCTGCAGTACGTGAACGTGAACATCCTCAGCCAGAGCAAGTGTGCTTCCTCCACCTACGGATACGGTAGCCAGATCAAGAACACCATGATCTGCGCTGCTGCAAGCGGCAAGGATGCCTGCCAGGGTGACTCCGGTGGCCCACTGGTCTCCGGCGGAGTCCTCGTCGGTGTTGTCTCCTGGGGTTACGGATGC is part of the Drosophila yakuba strain Tai18E2 chromosome 2R, Prin_Dyak_Tai18E2_2.1, whole genome shotgun sequence genome and encodes:
- the LOC6530296 gene encoding trypsin iota, with amino-acid sequence MAVYGIVGTVLVLFLLGEASDAEPTGRIVGGSDQVIRNAPWQVSIQISARHECGGVIYSKEIIITAGHCLHEKSVTLMKVRVGAQNHNYGGTLVPVAAYKVHELFDSRYLHYDIAVLRLSTPLTFGLSTRAINLASKSPSGGTTVTVTGWGHTDNGALSDGLQKAQLQIIDREECASQKFGYGADFVGAETICAASTDADADACTGDAGGPLVASSQLVGIVSWGYRCADDNYPGVYADVAILRPWIVKAANAI
- the LOC6530301 gene encoding trypsin epsilon, translated to MQPIKMLKAVVLLSVLACALAGTIPDGLLPQLDGRIVGGYETSIDAHPYQVSLQRAGSHFCGGSIYSHDIVITAAHCLQSIEAKDLKIRVGSTYWRSGGSVHSVRSFRNHEGYNARTMVNDIAIIRIESDLSFRSSIREIRIADSNPREGATAVVSGWGTTESGGSTIPDHLLAVNLEIVDVSRCRSDEFGYGKKIKDTMLCAYAPHKDACQGDSGGPLVSGDRLVGVVSWGYGCGDVRYPGVYADVAHFHEWIERTAEEV
- the LOC6530294 gene encoding death-associated protein 1, whose translation is MADEQPNLVAGHPPALKAGGMRIVQHKAPTADRAPKDAEDCTGLTQPIAVNSGSVSGAPVKGNTDFTPASAQVAHSPKPPAAVQQKPQIHIQQPRK
- the LOC6530302 gene encoding trypsin alpha, translating into MLKIVILLSAVVCALGGTVPEGLLPQLDGRIVGGSATTISSFPWQISLQRSGSHSCGGSIYSANIIVTAAHCLQSVSASVLQVRAGSSYWSSGGVVAKVAAFRNHEGYNANTMVNDIAVIRLSSSLSFSSSIKAIGLATYNPANGASAAVSGWGTQSSGSSSIPSQLQYVNVNILSQSKCASSTYGYGSQIKNTMICAAASGKDACQGDSGGPLVSGGVLVGVVSWGYGCAYANYPGVYADVAVLRTWVISTANSI
- the LOC6530300 gene encoding trypsin beta; translated protein: MLKFLILLSAVACALGGTIPEGLLPQLDGRIVGGTATTISSFPWQISLQRSGSHSCGGSIYSSNIIVTAAHCLQSVSASSLKIRAGSSYWSSGGVVISVSSFKNHEGYNANTMVNDIAIIKLSSALSFSSTIKSISLASSNPANGAAASVSGWGTESSGSSSIPSQLRYVSVKIVSQSQCASSAYGYGSQIKSSMICAYASGKDSCQGDSGGPLVSGGVLVGVVSWGYGCAAANYPGVYADVAALRSWVINNS
- the LOC6530297 gene encoding coiled-coil domain-containing protein 103, translating into MGLFRQNTDMDNWKITAEELVRLRETCLQCIRDGELYELRNDAKLRAVYSTQSYDEFKNIVDAAHLRPVTKSDKANFQTKNRLWNSAARD
- the LOC6530298 gene encoding trypsin delta — protein: MLKFVILLSAVACALGGTVPEGLLPQLDGRIVGGTTTTISSFPWQISLQRSGSHSCGGSIYSSNIIVTAAHCLQSVSTSVLQVRAGSSYWSSGGVTVSVAAFKNHEGYNANTMVNDIAIIKLSSALSFSSTIKAISLASSNPANGAAASVSGWGTQSYGSSSIPSQLQYVNVNIVSQSNCASSTYGYGSQIKNTMICAYSSGKDACQGDSGGPLVSGGVLVGVVSWGYGCAYANYPGVYADVAALRSWVISAANSV